The Planococcus halocryophilus nucleotide sequence CAACTGCCGTTACTGTATCAATTGGTTCTAGTAACGATGCACGCGGTGCTGCAGTCGCTGGGTCAATTAGTTTTTCAAATGTGTATTTTACTGCTTCTGCATTGAAAGGCGTGCCATCTTGAAATTCGATTCCTTCTTTCAACTTAATCACCCATGTGAGTTCATCAGGGTTTTCATAGGATTCTGCAAGTTTTGGTTCAATCTCCATTGTTTCTGGATTACGCTCAAATAAGTTTTCATAGATCTGAGACATGACACTTGAAGACACTGAATCATTCGTCATGGTTGGAGACAATCCTACAGCGTCTGTTGTCGAAGCATAAATAATTCCTTGGTCTCCTGCTTCAGAAGAACTGGAACTTCCTCCGCTTTCTGTCCCTTCAGGAATTGTACTTTCCGAACACGCTCCTAAGATAAGCAAGCCAAGCAACGTTAATAAAAACAACCATTTTTTATTCATTTAAAAATCCCCCTATATGTTTTATTGTTGTAAATCCATATTCGGATCAAGCGCATCTCGAAGTCCATCTCCGAGTACGTTAAAAGCAAAAACCGTCAACATAATTGCAATTCCGGGAACGATCGTCAAATGTGGTGAAGACCACATGAAATCTTGTCCCTGTGAAATCATTGCTCCCCATTCAGGAGTGGGCGGCTGAGCACCGAGCCCTAAATAACTGAGAGCAGCTGTCGATAAGATTGCTGTCGCCATTCGCATAGTAGCGAATACGATAATCGGTGCCGAAACGTTTGGTAAAATGTGTCGAACCATGATGCGCAAATCAGATGCACCCATTGATCGCATGGCCATGATGTATTCCTTTTCTTTTATAGACAAAACAGACCCTCTTACAATTCGAGCACATGTCGGAATGGACCAAATGCTGATAGCGATTGCTACATTTACTAAGCTCGTGCCAAGAATCGCTATGATTAACATAGCGAGCAAGATGCCTGGGAACGAAAACAGCAAGTCCACAAAACGCATAATAATGGCATCTAATTTACGATAATAGCCTGCCAGCATTCCTAAAATAATTCCTCCCACAAGCCCTAACGTAACAGCTACACTCCCTACAACAAGGGAAATCCTTGCACCGTAAACGATTCGACTCCAAACATCACGTCCGTAATTGTCTGTTCCCAACCAATGCCCTTCACTAAAAACTGGCATTTCACTATTCGCCAAGTTTTGCCTGATTGGATCATGAATCGTAATAAAAGGCGCAAATATCGCAATTAAAATTTGAAGAATTACAATCACTAGTCCAATAACGGCTAACTTGTTCTTAAACAAACGTTTGAGCGTC carries:
- a CDS encoding ABC transporter permease, which translates into the protein MTTAETLELKPKKREKYYVTTLKRLFKNKLAVIGLVIVILQILIAIFAPFITIHDPIRQNLANSEMPVFSEGHWLGTDNYGRDVWSRIVYGARISLVVGSVAVTLGLVGGIILGMLAGYYRKLDAIIMRFVDLLFSFPGILLAMLIIAILGTSLVNVAIAISIWSIPTCARIVRGSVLSIKEKEYIMAMRSMGASDLRIMVRHILPNVSAPIIVFATMRMATAILSTAALSYLGLGAQPPTPEWGAMISQGQDFMWSSPHLTIVPGIAIMLTVFAFNVLGDGLRDALDPNMDLQQ